In a genomic window of Rhodovulum sp. P5:
- the dapB gene encoding 4-hydroxy-tetrahydrodipicolinate reductase — protein MVNLPGIVIMGVSGRMGRMLVQTVVKGGHARLVGAVERAGHPWVGRDLGEAMGGPHMGLKVTDDAIEVIAQAQAVIDFTTPEATVATATLTAQARAVHVIGTTGFSAEQLQKLKAAARHAVIVRAGNMSLGVNLLAQLARKVAAALDEDFDIEVVEAHHRHKVDAPSGTALMLGEAAAEGRGVALDEVADRGRDGITGERVRGAIGFSAIRGGDVVGEHDVIFAGEGERIVLRHIATDRAIFARGAVKAALWGQDQKPGEYDMVDVLGL, from the coding sequence ATGGTCAATCTGCCGGGGATCGTGATCATGGGCGTGTCGGGCCGCATGGGCCGGATGCTGGTGCAGACCGTCGTCAAGGGCGGGCATGCCCGGCTTGTCGGTGCCGTCGAACGCGCAGGGCACCCGTGGGTCGGCCGCGATCTGGGCGAGGCGATGGGCGGCCCGCATATGGGGCTGAAGGTCACCGACGACGCCATCGAGGTGATCGCCCAGGCGCAGGCCGTGATCGATTTCACAACGCCCGAGGCAACGGTGGCCACCGCCACGCTGACCGCGCAGGCCCGCGCCGTGCATGTGATCGGCACCACCGGCTTTTCCGCGGAGCAGTTGCAAAAGCTCAAGGCCGCCGCGCGCCATGCGGTGATCGTGCGGGCCGGCAATATGAGCCTTGGGGTGAACCTGCTGGCGCAACTGGCGCGCAAGGTGGCCGCCGCGCTGGACGAGGATTTCGATATCGAGGTTGTCGAGGCGCATCATCGCCACAAGGTCGACGCGCCGTCGGGCACCGCGCTGATGTTGGGAGAGGCCGCGGCGGAGGGGCGCGGCGTCGCGCTGGATGAAGTGGCGGATCGTGGCCGGGACGGGATCACCGGCGAACGGGTGCGGGGGGCCATTGGCTTCTCTGCCATCCGGGGCGGCGATGTGGTGGGTGAACATGACGTGATCTTCGCCGGCGAAGGCGAGCGGATCGTGCTGCGCCACATCGCGACCGACCGCGCGATCTTTGCCCGCGGCGCGGTCAAGGCCGCGCTTTGGGGGCAAGATCAGAAGCCCGGCGAATATGACATGGTGGATGTGCTGGGCCTCTAG
- the rbfA gene encoding 30S ribosome-binding factor RbfA gives MHGMSRSSAPSQRQLRVGELIRRTLSEVLARGDVHDPELNRMSITVGEVRTSPDLKVATAFILPLGGRGAEDALEALRRNKGELRRMVSKKLTLKFSPELRFALDQTFDQMDETRRLLAQDDVARDLADPEADGA, from the coding sequence ATGCACGGCATGTCCAGATCGTCAGCCCCCTCCCAGCGTCAGCTTCGCGTCGGCGAGCTTATCCGTCGTACCTTGTCCGAGGTTCTGGCCCGCGGCGACGTGCACGACCCGGAGTTGAACCGGATGTCGATCACCGTGGGCGAGGTCCGCACCTCTCCCGACCTCAAGGTCGCCACGGCGTTCATCCTGCCGCTTGGCGGACGCGGGGCCGAGGACGCGCTGGAGGCGCTGCGCCGCAACAAGGGCGAATTGCGCCGGATGGTGTCGAAGAAGCTGACCCTGAAATTCTCGCCGGAATTGCGCTTTGCGCTGGACCAGACCTTCGACCAGATGGATGAAACCCGCCGCCTGTTGGCACAGGATGACGTGGCGCGCGACCTTGCCGATCCGGAAGCGGATGGGG